A single Rattus norvegicus strain BN/NHsdMcwi chromosome 5, GRCr8, whole genome shotgun sequence DNA region contains:
- the Skint1 gene encoding selection and upkeep of intraepithelial T-cells protein 1 isoform X1, translating into MGSTGLYFYGHCVVMFLLQMNTANSELFTVTGSDVPVLASLGGNLELSCQLSPPQQAQHMEIRWFRNLYREPVHLYRDGKDMFGEIISKYVERTELLKDGIGEGKVTLRIYNVTVDDDGFYHCVFKEGDFYEEHITEVKVTAINLRVQIHVHPPNTKGVIVECHSGGWFPRPLMEWRDSRGEVIPAASKSHSQGGDRLFNMKISLLISDSSFQKITCCLQNPLTGQEGRTSVILSDAFFSWNIIWKMILGIILFVMVLSILVSSFLLHPEHNRCRCTCDAPWVTGILIMISSVVIVISIMGYLHLKQRVPVSDAHFELDILWVEDLSVILCSLMVSATMLISYTYFKLREFWGNPAKEGQGK; encoded by the exons AGCTATTTACAGTGACTGGCTCAGATGTGCCAGTCTTGGCTTCATTGGGTGGAAACTTAGAACTCAGTTGTCAGTTGTCTCCACCACAACAAGCCCAGCACATGGAGATTCGCTGGTTCCGGAACCTCTATAGGGAGCCCGTGCACCTATACAGAGATGGTAAAGACATGTTTGGAGAGATTATCTCCAAGTATGTGGAACGGACAGAACTACTAAAAGATGGGATTGGAGAAGGGAAAGTGACCCTTAGGATCTATAATGTGActgttgatgatgatggattTTACCACTGCGTGTTCAAAGAAGGTGATTTTTATGAAGAGCACATCACAGAGGTCAAGGTCACAG CTATAAACTTACGGGTACAGATTCATGTGCACCCACCTAATACCAAAGGTGTGATAGTGGAATGTCACTCTGGAGGTTGGTTCCCACGGCCTCTCATGGAATGGAGAGACAGCAGAGGGGAGGTCATTCCAGCTGCATCAAAATCCCATTCACAGGGTGGAGACAGACTGTTCAATATGAAGATATCCCTTCTCATTAGTGACAGCTCCTTCCAGAAAATCACTTGCTGCCTTCAGAACCCTCTGACAGGCCAAGAGGGAAGGACAAGTGTTATCTTATCAG ATgcatttttttcatggaatataaTTTGGAAAATGATTCTGGGTATAATATTATTTGTGATGGTGCTCTCCATCTTGGTTTCTAGTTTTCTCCTACATCCTGAACATAACA GGTGTAGGTGTACATGCGATGCTCCTTGGGTGACAGGCATATTAATAATGATATCTTCGGTGGTGATTGTCATATCAATCATGGGGTATTTACATTTGAAACAAAGAG TTCCTGTTTCAGATGCACATTTTGAATTGGACATTTTGTGGGTGGAAGATTTAAGTGTAATCCTGTGTTCACTGATGGTTTCTGCTACCATGCTCATTTCCTATACATACTTCAAACTGAGAG AATTCTGGGGGAATCCTGCAAAGGAAGGGCAAGGAAAGTAG
- the Skint1 gene encoding selection and upkeep of intraepithelial T-cells protein 1 precursor produces the protein MGSTGLYFYGHCVVMFLLQMNTANSELFTVTGSDVPVLASLGGNLELSCQLSPPQQAQHMEIRWFRNLYREPVHLYRDGKDMFGEIISKYVERTELLKDGIGEGKVTLRIYNVTVDDDGFYHCVFKEGDFYEEHITEVKVTAINLRVQIHVHPPNTKGVIVECHSGGWFPRPLMEWRDSRGEVIPAASKSHSQGGDRLFNMKISLLISDSSFQKITCCLQNPLTGQEGRTSVILSDAFFSWNIIWKMILGIILFVMVLSILVSSFLLHPEHNRCRCTCDAPWVTGILIMISSVVIVISIMGYLHLKQRVPVSDAHFELDILWVEDLSVILCSLMVSATMLISYTYFKLRDWCHKIILRGTSSATDGNRCKEPHLNIK, from the exons AGCTATTTACAGTGACTGGCTCAGATGTGCCAGTCTTGGCTTCATTGGGTGGAAACTTAGAACTCAGTTGTCAGTTGTCTCCACCACAACAAGCCCAGCACATGGAGATTCGCTGGTTCCGGAACCTCTATAGGGAGCCCGTGCACCTATACAGAGATGGTAAAGACATGTTTGGAGAGATTATCTCCAAGTATGTGGAACGGACAGAACTACTAAAAGATGGGATTGGAGAAGGGAAAGTGACCCTTAGGATCTATAATGTGActgttgatgatgatggattTTACCACTGCGTGTTCAAAGAAGGTGATTTTTATGAAGAGCACATCACAGAGGTCAAGGTCACAG CTATAAACTTACGGGTACAGATTCATGTGCACCCACCTAATACCAAAGGTGTGATAGTGGAATGTCACTCTGGAGGTTGGTTCCCACGGCCTCTCATGGAATGGAGAGACAGCAGAGGGGAGGTCATTCCAGCTGCATCAAAATCCCATTCACAGGGTGGAGACAGACTGTTCAATATGAAGATATCCCTTCTCATTAGTGACAGCTCCTTCCAGAAAATCACTTGCTGCCTTCAGAACCCTCTGACAGGCCAAGAGGGAAGGACAAGTGTTATCTTATCAG ATgcatttttttcatggaatataaTTTGGAAAATGATTCTGGGTATAATATTATTTGTGATGGTGCTCTCCATCTTGGTTTCTAGTTTTCTCCTACATCCTGAACATAACA GGTGTAGGTGTACATGCGATGCTCCTTGGGTGACAGGCATATTAATAATGATATCTTCGGTGGTGATTGTCATATCAATCATGGGGTATTTACATTTGAAACAAAGAG TTCCTGTTTCAGATGCACATTTTGAATTGGACATTTTGTGGGTGGAAGATTTAAGTGTAATCCTGTGTTCACTGATGGTTTCTGCTACCATGCTCATTTCCTATACATACTTCAAACTGAGAG attggtgccacAAAATCATCCTCAGAGGGACTTCctcagcaactgatggaaacagatgcaaagaaCCACATCTAAACATTAAGTAA